A part of Leptospira congkakensis genomic DNA contains:
- a CDS encoding SET domain-containing protein codes for MKKKKSIKKAKKRKPVVYTEGDFIVKPSSVPNIGMGLFTKQTLYKGDTVGYYMGKIITDEQAESNKYVDSKYLLWICKDWWIYGEGRESNYTRYINHSSKPNAELVTSVRWKTARFKVLKTIPEGTEIFFDYGNDYWDNVDFKPK; via the coding sequence ATGAAGAAAAAGAAATCTATAAAGAAGGCCAAAAAAAGGAAACCTGTAGTATATACTGAAGGTGACTTTATCGTAAAACCTTCCTCTGTTCCCAATATCGGAATGGGACTATTCACCAAACAAACATTATACAAGGGAGATACCGTTGGTTATTACATGGGTAAAATCATTACCGATGAACAAGCGGAATCGAACAAATACGTAGACTCAAAATACTTACTTTGGATCTGTAAAGACTGGTGGATCTATGGGGAAGGACGTGAGTCGAATTACACTCGTTACATTAACCACTCGTCAAAACCTAATGCAGAACTTGTTACTTCTGTCAGATGGAAAACAGCTAGGTTTAAAGTATTAAAAACAATCCCAGAAGGAACGGAAATTTTCTTTGATTATGGAAATGACTATTGGGACAACGTGGACTTCAAACCGAAGTAA
- the ribH gene encoding 6,7-dimethyl-8-ribityllumazine synthase, with product MTATLEGTRIGNGQKHCVIVSKFNEFITESLLKGAKDAYRQHGISDSDVTVIYVPGAFELPQTVKRVLGSKKYQFSAIVCLGAVIRGATSHYDLVSGEAAKVGSVADGSVPVIFGVITTESIEQAIERAGTKAGNKGYEAATTAIEMANLFKEIG from the coding sequence ATGACAGCTACACTGGAAGGCACCCGCATCGGAAACGGACAAAAACACTGTGTCATCGTTTCAAAGTTCAACGAATTCATCACTGAGTCTCTACTCAAAGGGGCAAAAGATGCATACAGACAACATGGGATTAGTGATAGTGATGTCACTGTGATCTATGTTCCCGGTGCCTTTGAACTCCCTCAAACCGTAAAACGTGTCCTTGGGTCCAAAAAATACCAATTCTCTGCCATCGTTTGCCTTGGGGCAGTGATCCGCGGGGCCACTTCGCATTATGATTTGGTTTCTGGGGAAGCCGCCAAAGTAGGATCCGTTGCAGATGGATCTGTTCCTGTGATTTTTGGTGTCATTACGACTGAATCAATCGAACAAGCCATTGAAAGAGCCGGCACCAAAGCGGGTAACAAAGGATACGAAGCAGCCACCACAGCCATTGAAATGGCAAATCTTTTCAAAGAGATCGGATGA
- the nusB gene encoding transcription antitermination factor NusB: MSSRHRGRSLALMCLYQIDLVGTDPDRAMKFDWYDKKITREEKDYAVFLVKGVVENRKSIDTLIKKYSENWELSRISVVNRCILRLSILSLQKEPFLAAPVVINEAVELTKEFETDESAQFINGLLDAFYKKEIVAKKPE, from the coding sequence ATGAGTTCTAGACACCGCGGGCGAAGTCTCGCCCTAATGTGCCTTTACCAAATTGACCTCGTCGGAACCGATCCCGACCGCGCGATGAAATTCGATTGGTATGACAAAAAAATCACTCGTGAAGAAAAGGATTATGCTGTCTTTCTTGTGAAAGGAGTGGTCGAAAATCGAAAAAGCATCGATACTCTAATCAAGAAGTATTCGGAGAATTGGGAACTTTCGCGTATTTCCGTGGTCAACCGCTGTATTTTACGTTTATCGATTTTGAGTTTGCAAAAGGAACCTTTCCTTGCGGCCCCCGTTGTCATCAATGAGGCAGTAGAACTCACAAAAGAATTTGAAACGGACGAATCGGCACAGTTCATCAACGGACTACTTGATGCCTTCTACAAGAAGGAGATCGTCGCGAAAAAACCTGAGTAA
- a CDS encoding tetratricopeptide repeat protein produces the protein MDPIQKNRFRIEEQSSQPSYYQEDPYLRNLGREKETTYESETTARRPVLSFLFWTFLVLLVLGFLTAGYWWYLQKKQNPEEIAKALKNLPSDKKALNLLVDKPYLPDDSVNPKLAACLNAYHNRYVNRVRTVCEEFLNSPGSDEDKSIALTVLGVMYDEAGRYINSIERLEKAIQYDSKNYFAYYNLSLAFKHAGKFEEARRAAERAKEIAPNDYRVSLLQGNLFQEIGDPASAIEAYKEGQSLAPTDVTLTYNLAISYLKQGNIAEAISEFQKVIQTAPNSQTAVLSYGHLGTIFYQREDYDRAEFYFREVIRLKTNDAKSYYNLGLVYLKKKVPEEAAKYFQKALDSNANEPEVYRYIADAFLSMGQTNMAITALKKALLLKPSDVDSLFALSELYYKKGELVEAESLFRRIIRLTPGDTYSETAYVNLGIILDEMERYSESITAFEGALSLNPKNQSAYYNLGLAYLHAGKPTMAIESLRKSQALDPNHAQSRLAIADYYLENRFYSEAIAEYEEAIAWKPELYEARLKLADVYIQTKNYPAAEKVLVYVLENSKDPKEIKLAHRKLALSYASSGNSGLSKKAKEEAFRATHIDPEDMESRLVLSKILIDSGSLVDREKAIEELTVITRSDVTPTISSKAHNYLGVCYFKNGEFKRALSSFQTAIDLNPSLTEAYENKRAARAQYEKSLESKKRTYF, from the coding sequence ATGGATCCCATCCAAAAAAACCGGTTTCGCATTGAGGAGCAGTCCTCTCAGCCAAGTTATTACCAGGAAGATCCATACTTACGGAACCTGGGTCGAGAAAAAGAAACAACTTACGAATCAGAAACAACGGCACGCCGTCCCGTCCTCTCTTTTCTATTTTGGACATTTCTTGTTCTTCTCGTCCTTGGATTTTTAACCGCCGGATACTGGTGGTATTTACAAAAAAAACAAAACCCAGAAGAGATCGCAAAAGCCTTAAAGAACCTTCCCTCAGATAAAAAGGCACTAAACCTTCTTGTTGATAAACCGTATCTTCCTGATGATTCCGTAAACCCGAAACTCGCAGCCTGTTTAAATGCCTATCACAACCGTTATGTGAACCGAGTGAGGACTGTTTGTGAAGAATTTTTAAATTCCCCTGGCAGTGACGAAGATAAGTCCATCGCACTTACCGTGCTTGGTGTGATGTATGATGAGGCTGGTCGTTATATCAATTCCATCGAACGATTGGAAAAAGCCATCCAATACGATTCCAAAAACTATTTTGCTTATTACAATTTATCACTCGCTTTCAAACATGCAGGAAAATTTGAAGAGGCGAGGCGAGCCGCTGAAAGAGCCAAAGAAATTGCTCCGAATGATTACCGAGTTTCTTTATTACAAGGAAATTTATTCCAAGAGATTGGGGATCCGGCCAGTGCCATCGAAGCATATAAAGAAGGACAGTCTCTTGCCCCCACAGATGTCACTCTGACTTACAACTTAGCCATTAGTTATTTGAAACAAGGAAATATCGCAGAAGCCATTTCTGAATTCCAGAAGGTAATACAAACGGCTCCAAATTCCCAAACAGCTGTTCTTTCTTATGGCCACCTGGGAACTATCTTTTACCAAAGAGAAGATTATGACCGGGCAGAGTTTTATTTCCGCGAAGTGATTCGTTTGAAAACAAACGATGCCAAGTCCTACTATAACCTAGGTTTGGTGTATTTAAAAAAGAAAGTCCCAGAAGAGGCGGCCAAATACTTCCAAAAAGCTCTCGATTCCAATGCCAACGAACCAGAAGTATATCGTTATATTGCGGACGCATTCCTATCGATGGGCCAAACCAATATGGCCATCACGGCCTTAAAAAAAGCTTTGTTACTGAAACCCAGTGATGTGGATTCCCTTTTTGCTTTGTCGGAACTCTATTATAAAAAAGGGGAACTTGTCGAAGCAGAAAGTTTGTTTCGCCGGATCATTCGTCTCACTCCAGGGGATACGTATTCAGAAACTGCTTATGTAAATCTTGGAATCATTTTGGATGAGATGGAGCGGTATTCGGAAAGTATCACTGCTTTTGAAGGGGCCCTTTCCTTAAATCCGAAAAACCAATCAGCCTATTACAATTTAGGACTTGCCTATTTGCATGCGGGAAAACCTACCATGGCCATTGAGTCCCTTCGTAAATCGCAAGCCCTGGATCCAAACCATGCACAGTCAAGGCTCGCCATTGCCGATTATTATTTGGAAAACCGTTTTTATTCGGAAGCCATAGCCGAATACGAAGAGGCCATTGCTTGGAAACCAGAACTGTATGAAGCAAGACTCAAACTTGCCGATGTTTACATCCAAACCAAAAATTATCCGGCCGCCGAAAAGGTGTTAGTTTATGTTTTGGAGAACTCTAAGGATCCAAAAGAAATCAAACTCGCTCATCGAAAACTAGCACTTAGTTACGCAAGTAGTGGGAACTCTGGACTTTCGAAAAAAGCCAAAGAAGAAGCATTTCGTGCCACTCATATCGATCCAGAAGATATGGAATCTAGGCTTGTCCTTTCTAAAATTCTGATTGATTCCGGTTCCCTTGTGGATAGGGAAAAAGCCATTGAGGAACTAACCGTGATCACTCGTTCGGATGTCACACCTACCATTTCCTCGAAGGCTCATAATTATTTGGGAGTTTGTTATTTTAAAAATGGGGAATTTAAACGGGCACTTTCCAGCTTTCAAACAGCAATAGATCTCAACCCAAGCCTAACGGAAGCCTATGAAAACAAAAGGGCAGCGAGAGCTCAGTATGAAAAATCTCTCGAATCCAAAAAGAGAACGTATTTTTGA
- a CDS encoding class I SAM-dependent methyltransferase, producing the protein MSLFEFFPHKEYPNFYEECRLTGVLRYLPAKHREYGDSYFMEEYKSQYKKSYYEDEPNLRVMAKRRLSILKKMAEGQREVGNSTFTSKSNSSSKKSLLEIGSAAGFFLDEARIAGYQTKGLELSPKEVEYAKSTLGLDVEKTSVLSVGEGEWKDEFDLVSAFFVIEHIDDIEGIWKRLATWIRPGGYLYLAVPSSFGPSFQTNPKEWFSTHPSDHFFDYSVHSLKKLLSILGFGLNYVRPMSYHSYRDLGPRGKLPEWLYRLYANQFAYGDTIELIARKLKH; encoded by the coding sequence TTGAGTTTATTTGAATTTTTCCCTCATAAAGAATATCCGAACTTTTATGAAGAATGTCGACTTACCGGCGTTCTTCGGTATCTTCCCGCAAAACATAGAGAGTATGGGGATAGTTACTTTATGGAAGAATACAAATCCCAATACAAAAAATCCTACTACGAAGACGAACCAAACCTTCGAGTTATGGCCAAACGTCGGTTATCGATTTTAAAAAAAATGGCAGAAGGCCAGAGAGAGGTAGGAAATTCCACTTTTACTTCCAAGTCAAATTCCTCTTCTAAAAAATCACTTTTGGAAATTGGATCGGCGGCAGGATTTTTTTTGGATGAAGCAAGGATTGCCGGTTACCAAACGAAAGGCCTCGAACTTTCTCCCAAAGAAGTAGAGTATGCTAAATCCACACTTGGACTTGATGTAGAAAAAACTTCAGTTTTGTCTGTGGGAGAAGGTGAGTGGAAGGATGAGTTTGATCTGGTCTCTGCCTTTTTTGTGATCGAACATATTGATGATATCGAAGGGATTTGGAAACGGCTTGCGACTTGGATCCGACCAGGTGGGTACCTTTATTTGGCAGTTCCTTCTAGTTTTGGCCCGAGTTTCCAAACAAATCCAAAGGAATGGTTCTCCACCCATCCCTCTGACCACTTTTTCGACTACTCCGTTCACTCCCTGAAAAAACTCTTGTCAATCCTTGGCTTTGGACTGAACTATGTTAGACCTATGTCGTATCACTCCTACCGGGACTTGGGGCCTCGTGGCAAACTCCCTGAATGGCTGTATCGACTGTATGCAAACCAATTTGCCTACGGTGATACCATCGAACTAATCGCCAGAAAATTAAAACACTGA
- a CDS encoding DEAD/DEAH box helicase codes for MKFNELPFHESLTKALDKIGYTELTPIQAKSIPFAMEGNDLTGLAQTGTGKTMAFLLPTLHRLLSADEEEALPYALVLAPTRELTIQIAEEAKKLLEFTDFGVATIIGGTDYKSQEQALGNKACLIVATPGRLIDFVKNHGLSLENIKVVILDEADRMFDMGFVQDLKYIFHKCKNRKQSLLFSATLSYEVVRLASKYLNDPIEVHINPEKVITERIDQSLLHLGREEKLPYLVNSLLHNEIEGLGIIFTNYKMNIPKIVSTLRKFGITATGLSSELDQKKRIRLLRDFKEGKYKYLIATDVASRGIDIENIDVVYNYDLPQDAENYVHRIGRTARAGRKGQSIGLCSETDYTELERIEKYLNSKIPIAEIREEYLEFPKGEFTPVFADEAIPGEKKYQDRERGDRGGRGGKPKQGDHHRGGDHRSGNRNDRSGDRRGKGKGEKHHPPAKMSHPHHHDGEGDHKHPAKMTHHEMKHGGHSKDGKGKGQHKKNQSGKHYQKNDPRRNLFDINEVKKSKKQKQSIWQRILSIFKKD; via the coding sequence ATGAAATTTAACGAATTACCCTTTCATGAGTCTCTAACGAAAGCCCTTGATAAAATCGGCTACACAGAACTCACACCCATCCAAGCCAAGTCCATTCCTTTCGCCATGGAAGGAAACGATCTCACTGGTCTTGCTCAAACCGGAACTGGAAAGACTATGGCTTTCCTCCTTCCGACTCTCCACAGACTTTTGTCAGCTGACGAGGAAGAGGCATTACCTTATGCTCTTGTCCTTGCCCCTACACGAGAACTTACCATACAAATTGCAGAAGAAGCCAAAAAACTTTTAGAGTTCACGGACTTTGGCGTGGCTACCATCATCGGTGGAACCGACTATAAATCCCAAGAACAGGCGCTTGGCAACAAGGCTTGTCTCATTGTGGCAACACCTGGACGCCTTATCGACTTTGTCAAAAACCACGGTCTCTCTTTGGAAAACATCAAAGTGGTGATCTTAGATGAAGCGGACAGAATGTTCGATATGGGATTTGTCCAAGATCTCAAATACATCTTCCACAAATGTAAAAACAGAAAACAATCTCTTCTTTTTAGTGCTACTCTCAGTTACGAAGTGGTGCGTCTTGCGAGTAAGTATTTGAATGATCCGATTGAAGTTCATATCAATCCGGAAAAAGTCATTACGGAAAGGATCGACCAGTCTTTACTCCATTTAGGTCGGGAAGAAAAACTTCCATACCTCGTAAATTCGTTGTTACACAATGAGATTGAAGGCCTTGGAATCATTTTTACGAACTACAAAATGAATATTCCAAAAATTGTATCCACACTTCGTAAGTTTGGAATCACAGCCACTGGACTTTCTTCCGAACTCGACCAAAAAAAACGAATTCGTCTTCTCAGAGATTTTAAAGAAGGAAAGTATAAGTATCTTATCGCTACCGATGTTGCCTCTCGTGGGATCGATATCGAAAATATCGATGTGGTTTATAATTATGATCTACCCCAAGATGCAGAAAACTATGTACATAGAATTGGACGAACCGCACGAGCAGGAAGAAAAGGCCAATCCATTGGTCTTTGTTCGGAAACTGATTATACAGAACTCGAACGAATTGAAAAATATTTAAATTCTAAAATCCCGATTGCAGAAATTCGCGAAGAGTATTTGGAATTTCCTAAGGGTGAGTTCACTCCTGTATTTGCTGATGAAGCTATCCCTGGTGAAAAGAAATACCAAGACAGAGAGAGGGGAGACCGAGGAGGTCGTGGTGGAAAACCGAAACAGGGAGACCACCACCGAGGTGGAGATCATCGATCGGGAAATCGTAACGATCGTTCCGGAGACCGTCGTGGAAAAGGGAAAGGGGAAAAACACCATCCGCCAGCGAAGATGTCTCACCCGCACCATCATGATGGGGAAGGTGACCACAAACACCCGGCGAAAATGACCCACCATGAAATGAAACATGGTGGGCATTCCAAAGACGGAAAAGGCAAAGGACAACATAAGAAAAACCAATCTGGGAAACATTATCAAAAGAATGATCCAAGACGGAATCTCTTCGATATCAACGAAGTGAAAAAATCTAAAAAACAGAAACAATCGATTTGGCAGCGAATTCTTTCTATCTTCAAAAAAGATTAG
- a CDS encoding N-acetylmuramoyl-L-alanine amidase family protein, giving the protein MAFSDLKSIMPELSTKLKKFTRVGSVYTPQGNLQFRLGSSFYTLDGKIYKIPKAILKKDEDVYLPLDLVEAILLNLISYDVRYQFKETELWVLIPKEPVPKRNLNVKAIVIDAGHGGKDPGTSDPSGHFEKDVSLGVARYTYLYLRKYYPEIRVQMIRKTDSFVELEDRSKLANQMLNDTRDVVFLSFHCNASLSDKAAGFEVYYLSQSPSTEAARETALLENRYVGKHKNPVVSQIQSQMLSSVTQRRSKKLATAVAEQYEKGLSPDIPSRGVKKADFSVLRGSLMPAVLVEMGYLTNPEESKKLRDKTYQKKIARSVIKGIHEYASSKD; this is encoded by the coding sequence GTGGCATTTTCGGATTTAAAATCGATAATGCCTGAACTTTCTACCAAACTCAAAAAATTCACAAGGGTCGGATCGGTTTACACCCCCCAAGGGAATCTGCAATTTCGACTTGGATCCAGTTTTTATACACTGGATGGAAAAATTTACAAAATCCCAAAAGCTATTTTAAAAAAGGATGAGGATGTATACCTTCCTTTGGATCTTGTGGAAGCTATTTTACTCAACCTCATCTCGTATGATGTTCGTTACCAGTTTAAAGAAACAGAACTTTGGGTTCTAATCCCCAAGGAACCAGTGCCGAAACGAAATCTAAACGTAAAGGCCATTGTGATTGATGCCGGCCACGGAGGAAAAGATCCAGGAACTTCTGATCCTAGCGGGCATTTTGAAAAGGATGTGAGTCTTGGTGTGGCTCGTTATACTTATTTGTACTTACGAAAATACTATCCGGAAATTCGTGTGCAGATGATTCGTAAAACCGATAGTTTTGTAGAACTAGAAGACCGGTCGAAACTCGCAAACCAAATGTTGAATGATACAAGGGATGTGGTTTTCCTCAGTTTCCATTGTAATGCTTCTCTGTCGGATAAGGCAGCTGGTTTTGAAGTGTATTATCTTTCTCAAAGTCCAAGTACAGAAGCCGCTCGTGAAACAGCCCTTTTAGAGAATCGGTATGTGGGAAAACACAAGAACCCGGTTGTCTCCCAGATCCAATCCCAAATGTTGTCTAGTGTCACCCAAAGGCGATCGAAGAAATTGGCTACGGCTGTGGCGGAACAGTATGAAAAAGGTTTAAGCCCTGACATTCCTTCCCGCGGAGTGAAAAAGGCAGATTTTTCCGTCTTGCGAGGAAGCCTTATGCCTGCGGTACTTGTGGAAATGGGGTATCTGACAAACCCTGAGGAAAGTAAGAAACTGCGGGATAAAACCTACCAAAAGAAAATTGCACGCAGTGTCATCAAAGGAATTCATGAATACGCATCTTCAAAAGATTAA
- a CDS encoding LIC_10740 family protein, translating into MNTHLQKIKEQLRKLSEIVKILIIRFYKIGTGETKLTRDFIFLFASWFSLLIFFSFFILAEQNPFRLLIPFQLYSYPSLDHREPIVIYISNGEGEQIPIHRKVLKQEETDAFIYQLVGEVGSPPYFDSVEALAKDGKLFSPKKLLDIRFALKQTWFVEKGSKLVIDWNVQILQDVMEKYRLPRTKSDEDADAEEENPNAPVDTITYYTGGMDTGPKESEEVVNKRKILAMESTIRALNASLFENFKDLKSIEHKFSGEVNPVYHWDSLSPLATRP; encoded by the coding sequence ATGAATACGCATCTTCAAAAGATTAAAGAACAACTTCGTAAGCTCAGCGAAATCGTCAAAATACTCATCATTCGATTTTACAAAATTGGAACGGGAGAAACCAAACTCACACGTGATTTTATATTTTTGTTTGCTTCTTGGTTTTCCCTTCTCATTTTTTTCAGTTTCTTTATTTTGGCCGAACAAAATCCGTTTCGGTTGTTAATTCCATTTCAACTATACTCTTATCCATCTTTGGACCACAGAGAACCGATTGTAATCTATATTTCCAACGGAGAAGGGGAACAAATTCCTATCCATAGAAAGGTTTTGAAACAGGAAGAAACGGATGCCTTCATTTACCAACTGGTAGGGGAAGTTGGTTCACCACCTTACTTTGATTCTGTGGAAGCATTGGCGAAAGACGGGAAACTTTTTTCTCCCAAAAAACTTTTAGACATTCGATTTGCCTTAAAACAAACCTGGTTTGTTGAAAAAGGATCTAAACTTGTGATCGATTGGAATGTTCAAATTTTGCAAGATGTGATGGAAAAATATAGACTCCCTCGCACTAAGTCCGACGAGGATGCGGATGCAGAAGAAGAAAATCCAAATGCCCCGGTTGACACCATTACGTATTACACAGGTGGAATGGATACAGGTCCAAAAGAATCGGAAGAGGTTGTGAACAAAAGAAAGATTCTTGCCATGGAGTCCACAATACGTGCGTTAAATGCAAGTCTTTTTGAAAACTTTAAAGACCTAAAATCAATCGAACATAAATTTTCTGGAGAAGTGAATCCTGTTTATCACTGGGATTCTTTATCTCCTCTTGCTACCCGCCCTTAA
- a CDS encoding flagellin gives MIINHNLAAINSHRVLKFQNEEVSKNMEKLSSGMRINRAGDDASGLAVSEKMRTQVNGLRQAERNTEDGMSLIQTTEGFLQESNDIIQRIRTLAIQSSNGIYTDEDRQMIQVEVSQLIDEVDRIASQAEFNKMNLLQGDFARGSRATSMWFHIGPNQHQRERVFIATMTARALNLKGQSGDLLSLSTADKSNDAIGTLDAALTRISKQRANLGAYFNRLEHAAKGLMNAYENTQASESRIRDADMAEETVAFTKNQILVQSGTAMLAQANVRPQGVLSLLR, from the coding sequence ATGATCATAAACCACAATTTAGCCGCGATCAACTCACATCGCGTTCTCAAGTTTCAAAACGAGGAAGTCTCCAAAAATATGGAGAAACTATCCTCTGGTATGCGAATCAACCGTGCAGGTGATGATGCATCCGGACTCGCCGTTTCTGAAAAGATGAGAACACAGGTGAATGGTCTTAGACAAGCAGAGAGAAATACCGAAGACGGTATGAGCCTAATCCAAACAACGGAAGGTTTTTTGCAAGAATCGAATGATATCATTCAAAGAATTCGAACTCTTGCAATTCAGTCGTCTAACGGTATTTACACTGACGAAGACAGACAAATGATCCAAGTCGAAGTTTCACAACTTATCGACGAAGTGGACAGAATTGCTTCCCAAGCTGAATTCAATAAAATGAATTTGCTTCAAGGTGATTTTGCTCGTGGATCTAGAGCAACTTCCATGTGGTTCCATATTGGACCAAACCAACACCAAAGAGAAAGAGTGTTCATTGCAACAATGACTGCACGTGCACTTAATCTTAAAGGTCAAAGTGGAGATCTCTTGTCTTTGTCGACAGCTGACAAGTCAAACGATGCGATCGGAACTTTGGATGCTGCGTTAACTCGCATTAGCAAACAAAGAGCAAACTTAGGTGCTTACTTTAACCGTCTTGAGCATGCTGCAAAAGGGCTCATGAACGCTTATGAGAATACCCAAGCTTCCGAGTCTAGGATCCGTGATGCGGATATGGCAGAAGAAACTGTGGCTTTCACAAAGAACCAGATTTTAGTTCAATCTGGAACTGCTATGTTAGCTCAGGCGAATGTTCGTCCACAAGGAGTTCTTTCTCTCCTTCGTTAA
- a CDS encoding flagellin produces MIINHNMSAIQSHRALKFTQWDVDKTMRNLSTGQRINLAGDDASGLAVSEKLRTQIRGLRQAERNTEDGLSFIQTAEGYLDQSAEIIQRIRTLAIQTSNGIYTPEDRQLVQVEVSALVDEIDRIASQAEFNKMKLFEGDFARKSTKASMWFHMGANARQRERFYIGTMTSKALKMSEGAVKIALSTPGKADEAIAKADFALNKIMKQRADMGAYQNRLESTAKGLMGAYENMQASESRIRDADMAEEMVALTTKQILVQSGTAMLAQASLRPNSVLRLLNNA; encoded by the coding sequence ATGATTATCAATCACAACATGAGTGCGATCCAATCACATCGTGCTCTCAAGTTTACACAATGGGATGTAGATAAGACCATGAGGAACCTCTCCACTGGGCAAAGGATTAACCTTGCCGGTGATGATGCTTCTGGTCTTGCTGTTTCGGAAAAACTACGAACACAAATTCGTGGTTTACGTCAGGCCGAAAGGAATACGGAAGATGGACTGAGTTTCATCCAGACTGCAGAGGGTTACCTTGACCAGTCGGCTGAAATCATCCAACGAATTCGGACCCTTGCGATCCAGACTTCGAACGGAATCTACACACCGGAGGACAGGCAGCTCGTGCAGGTAGAAGTATCTGCGCTGGTGGATGAGATCGATCGAATTGCTTCACAAGCAGAGTTCAATAAAATGAAACTGTTTGAAGGAGACTTCGCTCGAAAGTCAACGAAGGCATCGATGTGGTTTCACATGGGAGCAAACGCAAGGCAAAGAGAGCGTTTCTACATTGGAACTATGACTTCGAAAGCTCTAAAGATGTCAGAAGGTGCAGTTAAGATTGCGCTCTCTACACCTGGAAAAGCAGACGAAGCGATTGCTAAAGCGGACTTCGCCTTGAACAAGATCATGAAGCAGAGAGCAGATATGGGAGCTTATCAAAATAGGCTCGAAAGTACTGCAAAAGGCCTCATGGGTGCATACGAAAATATGCAAGCATCCGAATCAAGGATTAGGGACGCAGATATGGCAGAAGAAATGGTAGCGCTCACGACGAAACAAATTCTCGTGCAAAGCGGTACGGCAATGTTAGCGCAAGCCAGTCTTCGACCAAATTCTGTATTACGACTTTTGAATAACGCTTAA
- a CDS encoding DoxX family protein, with the protein MKTVLFHGSRVIAILILGQTLYFKFSGSEESKFIFSVMGMEPWGRYGLAVLESFCILFLLIPRLVWFGALLGFNLMLGAVLSHFVFLGIVVKDDGGFLFVLALVVLTLSIYLLYMERKKIPYLSEYFV; encoded by the coding sequence TTGAAAACCGTTCTGTTTCACGGGTCGCGTGTGATTGCCATTTTGATTTTAGGACAAACCTTGTATTTTAAATTTTCCGGATCCGAAGAATCCAAGTTTATTTTTTCTGTGATGGGGATGGAACCTTGGGGTCGGTATGGTTTGGCGGTTTTAGAATCCTTTTGTATTCTTTTTTTACTAATCCCTCGTTTGGTTTGGTTCGGGGCTTTACTTGGGTTCAATTTGATGTTAGGTGCCGTATTATCTCATTTTGTATTTTTAGGAATTGTGGTAAAAGACGACGGAGGATTCCTTTTTGTTTTAGCCCTTGTGGTTTTAACTTTATCTATTTATCTTTTATATATGGAAAGAAAAAAGATTCCTTATCTTTCTGAATACTTTGTTTAA
- a CDS encoding NAD(P)H-dependent oxidoreductase, with product MPKILIFLVHPNLEKSKANQMLLDSIPNSDSITLHDLYEEYPSFSIDVKAEQSLIQNHDILLFQHPLYWYSCPPLMKLWIDLVLEDGWAYGIGGNQLFGKKWVQVITTGGSKGAYTKTGFHGYSADEFLLPFRRTAELCGMDYLNPFLVQGTFQLNELDLQKESSRYLQFINNLLGGIYG from the coding sequence ATGCCAAAAATTTTAATTTTTCTTGTTCATCCTAATTTGGAAAAATCAAAAGCCAATCAAATGCTTTTGGATTCCATTCCAAATTCTGATTCCATCACATTACATGATTTATATGAAGAGTATCCTAGTTTTTCTATCGATGTAAAGGCCGAACAAAGTTTAATTCAAAACCATGATATTCTTTTGTTCCAACATCCTTTGTATTGGTATAGTTGCCCCCCTCTTATGAAATTATGGATCGATTTGGTTCTTGAAGATGGGTGGGCTTATGGTATAGGTGGGAACCAATTGTTTGGGAAAAAATGGGTCCAGGTGATTACTACTGGTGGTTCGAAAGGGGCCTACACAAAAACTGGATTCCATGGTTATTCTGCAGATGAATTCCTTCTTCCTTTTCGCAGAACGGCTGAATTGTGTGGAATGGATTATTTAAATCCTTTTTTAGTGCAGGGAACGTTTCAATTGAATGAATTGGATCTCCAAAAAGAATCCAGTCGTTATCTTCAGTTTATCAATAATTTGTTAGGTGGCATTTATGGGTGA